Within Elusimicrobiota bacterium, the genomic segment TTGGATACGAATACGCTGGGTTTATCCGCTAATTTGGCGCTGGGTCAAAGTTGGCGCATGTCCGTGGGCAATACGGGCTCATCCACAAAGGATAAAGTCGACGGTCATACGCGCAATACGAACACGCAGTCGGCCAGCCTTTATTTTCCGGTGATCCCGGGTAAAGTGTCCGGACAGGTTTGGGGGACGAATACGCTGAGCAAGGATAACGGGAGCTCATCGGCGGCGGATACGAAAAGCTGGACCGCCAACACGGAATTTACCTGGCAGGTGAACCCTCGTTTGGCGGCGACCGCAGGCGCTTCTCAAGCGGATAAAACAGATGCGGTCGCCGGCTCGCATACGGCTCAGACCGGCGCCATTACCAGGCTTTCTTGGAGTTTCTAGGGGATGATCATGACGAAGACTTCCTCATTGACAAAACCGGCAAGCAGGGGTATATCTAAGTTGATGGGCAAGAGAACGGCGGTTCTTATTTTTTTGCTGTTTGCGGCCGCTTTCCCGACCTTCTCCGCCAAGTCCCCTTCTTTAAGCATCGAAGATAAAATCGCCATCGAGAGCTCCATCGAGAGCAAACTCAAAACAATTTTGATGGATATCTTGGGCACGGATCGCGTGATTGTCTCCATCAACATCGAACTGAAATCCGAAGAGGCGCATGACGAACATTTTGTTCTGCCCGGCGTTCCGGAAGAAAGCAAGCTGGCGTCCGCGGGTATGCTTAATTTAGGCGAAGCCGCGTCCAAAATCAAACGCGTCTCCAGCGTTATCGTCTTGGATCGTTCCCTGCCGGAGCCTGATGTCGAGCTGGCCAAAAAAGTGGCGGGCTGGGTTCTGGGGTTTAATCCCAACCGGGGTGATCAAATGAACGTGGAGACCATGGCTTTTCGCAGGGGCATCCCGGCGGGGTTTAGTTGGAAGCAGTTTTTCGTCCCCCCCGATTTATGGCGGCTATGCGCCCTTTTGTTAGGCATTGTTTTCATGGTTTATTTCAAGCGCAGCCTTCCCTGGGTCACCCAGCCCTTGGCTGCGAGCGTGCGGGAATTAGCCAATAAACTACAGGGCTCCGGAGCCGCGGCGCTCAACGGCGATGGGCGCGAAGAAAAAAGCGAGCGGGCTGCTCAGGACCTGGCCGCGGCCGCGCACGATGGGGCCGCGGTCAACGGCGAACCGGCTCCGTTTGACTTTCTCAAGCAATCCCATGCCAACGCCCTTCATTTTCTTCTGCAGAAGGAAAGCCCGGAGAAGGTGGCCATCATTCTTCACTATGCGCCCGGCGCCCTGGCCGCGGAACTGATGCCGAAGCTCCCCCTTCATTTGCAGGCCGCGGTTTACGAGCGATTGGCCGTGGCTCAGGAAGAAGACCCGAAAAAAGTGCGCGAAACCGAAACGGAATTCAAAACCAAGATTCAGTATCTGGTGGGCGGCGAAGAAAAAATTGGACTATTGATCGAAGAAGCGGACGTCGAATCGCAATCCATGATTTTGGAACGCCTTGCCGAGCGGGATTCGCAATTGGCGGCCAGGCTCAAAAATAAGCTGGTGTTTATCGAGGATGTCCGGCATTTGAGCAAGCAGGGCTTCGGGTTGTTGATGCGGCGCGTGCCCATGGCCGTGATCGCGCGCGTCTTGAAGCGTGCCGGCCAGGAAGAAGTGACTGCCGGTCTTCTAAGGGAATTGCCCGCGGGCATGACTGAACGCTTGCGCCAGGAAATGGATTTGGCGATTTCGTCAGGGGCGAGTCAGCTTGCCCAGGATCGCAAACGGGTTTTGGAGGCTTTGCGCGCGCTCAAAGCCGACGGGCATTTGCAAAAGGAAGAGGAATTGGAGGGCGCCGAGCAGGCAGAAACCGAAACTTCGCAAACCGAAAAAGAAGGGGGTGTTTAGGCATGGATTTGATGACTATTCTAGGCGGCCTCATCGGCGGCGGCTCCATTGTTTTCGTTTTGGCTTACGGTAAAATGCTCCATTTCTTGCTCAATATCGAAGCCATCGTGCTCATTTTCGGTGGAACCATCGGTTCGGTCATGATTTCTTACCCTTTTTCCGCCCTGCGCCAGGTGCCCGCGGCTTTGATCAAGACGCTGTTTCCCCCCAAGCGCGTCAAACCGGCGGATTTAATCCGCGCCTTATCCACGCTGGCCGCCAAAGCCAGGCAAGGCGGCCTGTATTCGTTGGGCGAGGAGTCCTCCTACTTGCCGCACCCTTTTCTTAAGGATTGCATCGCCATGTTGGGAGACGAACTCGATTACAATGCGCTTCAGGACATGCTTGATTCCGAGCTGGCCAATACCCGCGCGCGGCATGTGCAGCTCTCCAACGTATTTCGTTCCGCCGGAACATTCGCCCCGATTTTCGGCCTTTTGGGGACCTTGATCGGCGTGGTCCAGGTTTTAAGAAATATCACCGACCCGGCGACCATGGGCGCTTCCATGGCCATCGCCATGACCGCTTCGTTCTACGGAATTTTTTCGGCCAATTTTTTCTTTCTGCCCATCGCGGGCAAACTTAATTATTACTCCGAGGAAGAAATGATGCTTAAAGAAATCATCGCCAAAGGAACTCTTTATATTCATCAGGGCAATTCTCCTTGGGAAGTTTCCAGAAAACTGTCTTCGTTTTTGTCTCATCTGCACCGCAACGGAAATTCTAAAACAGGCGCCGTAGAGACAGCAGCCGCCAATTAACGCGGAGGAAGCGCTGAGTTTTTATGCTCGTCGACAGGCTGGCCCCGAAAGTGATGGAAGACAATCCATTATGGCTTATCGTTTTATGCGATTTGATGACCAACCTGATGCTGTTTTTTATGGTGCTGTTCGCTTTTTCGCAAATGGATGAGGAGGACCGCAAAAGAATCGCGGAGGGATTGAGCAAAAGCATTTCTCAAACCATGAAAGAAAAAAAAGAAGAAACTCCGGCCAAAAAGCGCGCCGAGGAAGTGATGGTGAAATATCAGGAGAAGCAGATGGTCGGCGAACTGGAACATTTTCTTCATGGCAAGGGGCTTTACTCCGGACTTGAGGTGTCGGCCGATGAGATCAATTTAAAATTGCCCAACCCTGCCCTTTTCCCCCCGGGCCGTGCGGAGCTTTCAGCGCTGAGCCGGCGGGACATTCAAACCATGGCCGAAATTTTGGCTAAGCTCCCCGGCGTCATGATCGCGGTGGAGGGCTATACGGATGATCAGCCCCTGGGCAAAAACAGCCCGTATCGTTCCAATTGGCATCTATCCGCGGCCCGGGCCAATGCGGTGGTGGAGGTTCTCGCTTCAGCCGATTTGCCGGCCAATCGCTTGGTGACCGCGGGCTACGGCGAATACAAGCCCGTCGCTTCCAATAAAACCGCAGAAGGCCGCGCCGCGAACCGAAGAATCCAAATCCGGATTTTAAAGCGCGCCTTTTTGTTTGAAGGTTTCAAAGAGCGTCAGGAGTGGCTCGATCAAATGCTGGAGGCCGGAAATTAGCATGAGGAATTGGCGTCAGGACGCGGGCGGCGAAGGCGATGTTCGCTTGGCCGATCTGTGGATGGTTCCCTACGCGGATTTAATGACGACCATGGTTATTTTATTTTTGGGTTTCTATGGTTACTCCCAGCTTTTCCAGAAGAAAAGAGTCGAATTTGAGAAAACCGTCGCCGAGATTCAGAAAGAATTGGCCGTGGACCGGGAAGACCATAAAAAAATTCAAATCAGAGAGAAAGAATCCGACGCCGCGGAAAAAATAATGGCGGCTTTGGCCCAGAAAAAAGAAACCAAGGTCATGCTGACCGCGCAGAGAATCCGGGTCACTTTCGCCTCGCCGATGTTGTTTAATTCCGGGTCCGCGGAGCTTAAAAAAGGCGCTGAAACTGTTTTAGATCCCATCGTCAAAGCGCTTGAAGAAATCCCCAACGCCGTGAATGTGGAGGGGCACACCGACAACGACCCGGTCAGCGGACGCGGCTTGTATAAATCTAATTTTGAACTTTCGGCCTTGCGCGCCTCCCGCGTCATCGAATATTTTATCGGCCGGGGCTTGGACCCCGGCCGTTTTTCCGCTTACGGCTACGGCGAGCATCAGCCTCTCGCGGACAATGCGACTGAGGACGGACGGGCGAAGAACCGCAGGATCGAGCTTTTTGTGGTGCGTCAATGAAATACATTATTTTTTTCCTGTTGATTTATTCGATTTCCCCGGCTTTGCGCAGCCAGGATATGGGTGAGCAGCAGAAGAAGCTGGTGATCGACGAGCATTATAAAAAAGCCCTTGAAGCCTATTCGCGCAAGGATTATCCGAGCGCCGTCAATCATTGGTCCGAGATTGTCAGGCTCGATCCCGAACAGCAAAGCGCCAAGGATCTTTTAAGAAAAGCCCGCCTGGAATTGGCGGATCACAACAAGAAAAAAGAGAAGGAAGCCGGCGGGCATATCGTCGAGGGCCGCTACGCCAAAGCCAAGGATATCGTGCAGATCCTCTCCGTTTCCGACCCGACAAATGCCCGGTATAAAGAACTTTTCAGCAGGCTCGATGAAGTCGCAGCCGTGGCGCCTGAGGTATCCAAAGGTTCCCCCGGTACCGTGCGCTTGATCCGCACGGCCATGAAGTATTTTTTAAGCCGTCAGGAAAATCCGCGTTTAGCCATTACAACTTTGCGTTACGCGCGCCAGAGAGACCCCAAGAGTAAGGAAGTCGAGGGATTGCTGGGCGTTCTGGAGGGACGTTTTCCTAAAGAGGCGCAGGAGGAAGTGCCGATCGAGGGCCTGGATTTAGCCAGGCAGAAACTGGAAGTGGCCTTGACGCACATTTACGACGCCAAATATACTGCGGCTATTCAAGAATGCAATGAGGTTTTGATTTTGGAACCTGATAATGTCGACGCTTTAAAACGCATGGGGTCCGCCTATTACAAGCTCAAGAATAAGCCCAAGGCCAGGGAAGTCTGGCGCCGGGCCCAGCGCCTGGCCCCTCAGGATAAAGAGCTGAAGGCATTTCTGGCTTCCCAGTAGCCTCATTCGTATCTAGAAATTGTTAAATAAAGTTCTATGGTGCGCGTTTTAATCAGCGATCCTATCGATCAAGAAGGCTTGAAGCCGCTTAAAGAAAATAAGGGTTTTGAGATTACCGAGGCTCATGAGACCAACGGCCTGGATCATTTCGAGGCCTGGCTGGTCCGTTCCGAAACCAAGGTCACCCGCGACAAAATCGATAAAGCCAAAAGACTCAAATTGATCGGGCGCGCCGGCACCGGCGTGGACAATATCGACGTGGAGGAGGCCACGCGCCGGGGCATTTTGGTGGTCAATGTGCCCGGAGCCAACGCCATTGCCGTGGCCGAGCATGTGTTGGGCCTGATGCTGGGCGTGATGCGCCGCTTATCCGCGGCGGATCGAGCGGTTAAAGGCGGCGGCTGGCGCGATAAGAGCCTGATGGGCAGCGAGCTTTATGGAAAAAAGCTGGGTCTTTTGGGCTTGGGCCGGGTGGGCAAGGAAGTGGCCAAGCGGGCCTCGGCGTTCGGCATGGAAGTTTTGGCGCATGACCCTTTCATTAGCGCGCAAAGCGCCTCTGAATTAGGCGTTAAAGCCGTAGGTTTTGAGGAATTGTTGAGCCAGGCGGATGTTTTAAGCGTGCATGTGCCCTTGACTGCAACCACGAAAGGCTTGGTCGGCGGCAAAACCCTTTCCTTGATGAAAACAGGAGCCATTTTAATCAATACATCAAGAGGCGAAGTGGTGGATGAAGCGGCCCTCGCCCAGGCTATCAACGAAGGCCAAATCGCTTCAGCGGCCCTTGATGTGTTCGAAAAAGAGCCGCCCAAGGGCAGCCCGCTCTTGGCATTAGGCGATAAAGTGCTGCTGGCTCCCCATATCGGCGCCACGACCAGGGAGGCGCAGCGGCGCGTGGCCCGTGAATTGGCGCAAAGCGTCATGGATTTTTTCGAGCGCGGTTTGGTTAGAGGCGGGGTCAATTTGCCGCCTGAGTTCGAGCCGGAGATTCTCGATCGTTTAAATTACCATTTATCCTTAGCCGAGCGTCTCGGCAAATTTTTGGGCCAGTTTTTGCCCGGCGCTTGGAACAGGATCCGCTTGAACACCGCCAAGCGCTTTTCCGAGAAAGACGCCCGCGTCCTGCTCCATGGCGCTTTGCGCGGCATCCTATCCTGCGCTTTGGGCGATACCGTCAACGTCGTCAACGCGGCTTTTTATGCCAAGGAAAGAAACATTCAAATCCGGACCGAAGAGCTGCCCGGCTCAAGCGAGCTTGAAGACATCGCGCTTTCCCTGCGCACTGCGGACGAGCGTTCGGCCTCCATCTCCGGGCGCGTCGATATCGGCGGCGAATTGCGCATCAGCAGAATCGGCGACCTGGTCGTCGACGTCATCCCCCAGGGCGCCCTCATCACCATTGAGAATCAGGACAAACCCGGCATGATCGGCAAAGTCGGCACGCTGCTGGGCGGCCGCCGCATCAATATTGCGGACATGCGCGTGGGCCGCAAAAGCAAGGGAAAGGACGCGATTATGGTGTTGACCATCGACAATACGATTCCAAAATCGCTGCTCGAGGCCCTGGGCCGCATGGACGGCGTGACCCGCGTCGCTCAGATCAACCTTTAGACTTAGAAGAACCCTGCAGCGCGCTTTTCAACCAATCCGGCAAAGGCGTTACCCGCCAATCCGTGCTGACGCAGGCGTGCCGCGTATGGCCTTGGGCGACTAATTTCCCCTTTCGATCCATATTGAAGACTTCGTGCTTGAAAGCCACGGAGGCATAGCCTAACGAATGAATGGTGGTCGCGATTTTCAGGCTTTCTTCGACTGTTGACGGAGAATAGTAGTTGCAGGATGAGAGCGTCGCGGGCAGGTAAATGCCGCGTTTGTGGATTTCGCTGAAGCTTAAACCCGCGTTTTTCAGCAGTTTCAAGAAACCGGCTTCAAAATAACGGTAATAGCTGCCGTAATAAATAATGCCCAAACTGTCCGTGTCGTAGAATTGAACCTGGATGAGGACTTCCGCGGACATCATTGGTAACGCTCCAGCAGTTTTTTGGGATGCCCGATATCCACGGTGATCAATTCCCCGACATAACGCTGCGCATGCGGCTTCATTAGACCTATTTTGGGCAGGCCCAGAGTGAGGGTCCAATCCGCTTTGATGAAAACCCCGCTATGATAGCCGGTGTCCGCGTCGATGCCGGAGGGAATGTCCAAGGCCACGATGCGCGGGCCCGCTTTCATGATTTTTTGAATGACTTTATGAACGGGGCCCATGGGTTTGCCTTTGGATCCGGTCCCCAAAAGAGCGTCGACGATCAAGCTGGCCTTCCCCAAATCAGCGGTCATTTCTTCCGGCGTTTTGATCATGGTGATTTCAACGCCCTCGGCCTTAGCTTTTGCCAATTGCGTTTTCAATTCCTGTTTGACCGGTTTTTTTTCGACCGGCGCCAGGCAATAGACTTTAACGGACACCCCTGTTTTTTTCAGATTCCTGGCCGCGGCCACCCCGTCTCCTCCGTTATTGCCCCGCCCGCAGCAAATGATGACGCGTGATTCCGGCAACGGGCAATGCAGCTGATCGCTTAAAATTCTGATGATTTGATCGGCCACCGCGCGTCCCGCGTTTTCCATTAACTGGAGGCTGGAGACGCCGAATTCCTTCTCGCTTTTTTGATCGATCTCCCTCATCTGCGACGAGGTGACGGCTTTGGGCGGCGGCATTGTCAGGGATAATCCTGTCCTTGGAAATCTTGAGGCGGCATATTCATGTCCATGGGCGGCGGGGGCCCTTGTTCGCCGAATGACTCATTCATCATCGGTCCACCCTCCATCATGGGCGGCTGTTTGCCTGGCCCGCGCTTTTGGTATTGGCCCTGGGGCCCATGAGGACCGCCCATCTGGCCGCCCGGCCCTCCCATTTGGCGCCCCTGGCCGTGGCCCATGGGCCCCCGGCGCATTTGATCGAAACGCATTTTTTGTTCGGGCGTCAGCATGGAGCGAATCGTTTCATTGGTTTGGTTTTGAAGGATTTCCCGTTCATGCCGAACTTCATTCATCTCAAAGGAGATTCTTTTCATCTCTTCTTGAAGTTTTTTTAGTTTGGTTTCGACCGGTTCCGCAACTTTTTTTTCTTCATCCAAGACGGGTTTGATTTGCCCCAGTTGCTGATCGCTTAATTCAAGGCGCTCTTTGAGCATCTCAAGGCGTTTCTCCGGCGTCATCTCTTGTTTGGGCATTCCTTGTTTGCGGCCCATCTTCTCTGGAGTGCGGCCGCCGCGCGGGCGGCTTTGGCCCTCTTGGGCGTTGATCATGCCGCCCGTAAGCAGCGACCAAAGGGCCATCGCGTAAATAGTTGATTTCATACATTCCCTCCTGATTTTGTTGAGGTCCGTTCTTTGGCGTCTCTGTAAGCGTCCACGATGCCATAGCACCAAAGCACCACAAAACTCCATTTAAACACTTGCAACGCGCGCATGTTTTCCATGACAATGGTTTTAGCCAGCATGATTTCAGCTCCTTCGACGAAAAGAAGCTGGGGATTTGTTTGAGCCGTTTGCTCGACGCTGCGCTTGGCGGCCATGACCATATAGGCGCCTAGGCCCGCGATCAGGCCAAGCGTGGATAAAATCATCAGGACGCCTTTTAAGCGGCGGCGGTTATAAATTTGACCTGCTCCGGGCCCCAGGAAAGCGCAAAGGCCGGCGGCGATCAGAATCGTTTTGAGTTCCGGGGAAAGACCGCGCTGCGAATCGCCCTCAGGCGGCAAAATGAGCGGTCCCTCTCCAGCCAAGAGCCTTTAGGCTTTTACGCCTTGGCCTTGTTTGGGGACTTTTTTCCAATCTTCAAGGAAGGAGGCTAGTCCCTTATCCGTGAGCGGGTGTTTGAAGAGCTGGCGTAAAACGCCGAAGGGCATGGTCGCCACATGCGCGCCTAATTTAGCCGCGTCGACAACGTGCATGGGGTGACGGATGCTGGCTACCAACACCTGCGTGGGATAACCGTAATTTTCATAAATCTGAACTATGTCCGCGATGAGCGACATGCCGTCTTGTCCGATATCATCCAAGCGCCCGATAAAAGGCGAAACATAAGTCGCGCCGGCCTTAGCCGCCAATAAGGCTTGATTGGGCGAGAAGACCAAAGTGACATTGACTTTGAGCTTGTATTTTTGGGTCAAGAGCTGAGTGGCGGCCATGCCTGCCTCGGTCATGGGGATTTTAACGACAACATTGCTTCCCCATTTGGCCAGGCTGAGCCCTTCTTCCACCATGCCGTCGATATCGGTCGCCACCACTTCCAGGCTAACCGGAGCCGGAGCCACGGTCTTTAAAATTTCTTTGGCGACGCTCTCAAAAGGCCGTCCGGTTTTAGAAGCCAGCGTGGGATTGGTGGTCACGCCGTCTAAAAATCCCCAGGCATTGGCCTGTTTGATCTCGTCGATCATGGCTGTATCCAGAAAAAATTTCATGAATTAACCCCCCATTTTATTGACGGTATTTGGAGTTTCGGCATCGCCGTTTCACGAATAGTTTACACAATTGCCCCGGCGCCGTTGCGTGCTATGGCGAAGCCACCCCCATCCCATGCGTGAACACAAGCTCGCCGCCTTTATAGGCCGTGGCCAAAAGAACGCCGCAGGCGCCAAGCCAGGCGATCAACAATAAGGCCGGTTTCCATTTGCTCAACCGCCATCGCCATAGGGACAATGCGGTAAACAGCCCCGCCGTCCAAAAGGCCAGGGTTTCGTGAAGTTTCAGCGTTTTCCAAGCCAAGGGGACATGCGGCGCGGTTTCCTCCGCCAGAAGCCCTAGCCCAACGGCTGCCCAGGCAGCCGCCGTCCCCAGCCACAGAAACCAGGATGCCGCCCGATGAAGCCAAGCCGCCCTGCGGGAAAGCGCGTTGGCTGCCCAGCCCACGGTCAAAAGAGCGATGGGAAAATGAACGGCGATAGGGTGTAAGAGATAGAGCGGCGGAAGCTCGATCACAACTTAGGCTTTTTCGATTTTTTCCACCAAAATCGCCTGCAAACCGCCTTTCATGATTTTACGCCCGGTGATTTTAACCTGTTCCGCTGCCGCTTCACGCACTTGCTTGAAGACTTTCTCGTATTGATGATCTTCGACAAGCAAATAAACTTGCCCGTCTTTCGTCAAAAGCCCGGCAGGCACCATTTTTTTGATCAGGCAGTCTTTGGCGCATTTTTGATGCTCTTTGCCCCTGCCTTCATGGCCGAGATAGCAGGATAAGTCCAGCACTTCCCCGGTCATGGTGATCGTCGTTTCCGTTTTGGCTTTGGCCTCTTTCCCTTCAACGTGCTTGTGGCCCTCATGCGCGTAGAGAGCTCCCCCTAAGGAGAGCGCGGTCGCAGCTGCGAAGCTAATGATTTGCGTGTTCGTTAGTTTCATTTTTCCTCCCTTTATCGTCGTTTAATTGACCCAATTCTTGGGCGTGTTTTTCTTTATTATGGTTTTTATGCCTCATGTGACCGCCGAAAAGAAACATGCCCAGCATCATGGCCGCCATGAGAACGATCATGCCGGCGCCCATATCGCCACGTTTATTCATTGTTTTTTAATACTCCAATTCTTTCTTTTTCCACAGGTAATACACGGCCGGATAAACCAGCAGTTCCATCAAAAACGACGTCAACAGCCCGCCCACCATGGGCGCGGCAATGCGTTTCATCATGTCCGCGCCCGTGCCCGCGGCCCAAATAATGGGCAACAAAGCGGCAAAGTCGCAGGCCACGGTCATGATTTTTGGCCGCACGCGCTTGACCGCCCCTTCCAAGATGACCTCTTTTAAGTCTTCCAATGAGCGCAAAAGCCCTTTCCCCTTGCGGTCTTTGTAGGCCAAATCCAGATAGAGCAGCATGAAAATTCCCGTTTCAGCATCCAGGCCCATGAGCGCAATAATGCCCACCCACACGGCAATGGAAAGGTTGTAACCGAGAAGATAGAGAATCCAAATCGCGCCGATCGCCGAGAAAGGAACGGCCAGCATCACGATCCCGGTGGATATCCATGAGCCCGTGTTGAAATAGAGAAGAATCACGATCAGAAATAGAGTCACTGGAATGACGATTTTCAGACGCTCTTTGACGCGCTGCATATTTTCGTATTGGCCGCTAAAGACATGGGTATAGCCGGC encodes:
- a CDS encoding MotA/TolQ/ExbB proton channel family protein, translating into MDLMTILGGLIGGGSIVFVLAYGKMLHFLLNIEAIVLIFGGTIGSVMISYPFSALRQVPAALIKTLFPPKRVKPADLIRALSTLAAKARQGGLYSLGEESSYLPHPFLKDCIAMLGDELDYNALQDMLDSELANTRARHVQLSNVFRSAGTFAPIFGLLGTLIGVVQVLRNITDPATMGASMAIAMTASFYGIFSANFFFLPIAGKLNYYSEEEMMLKEIIAKGTLYIHQGNSPWEVSRKLSSFLSHLHRNGNSKTGAVETAAAN
- a CDS encoding flagellar motor protein MotB gives rise to the protein MLVDRLAPKVMEDNPLWLIVLCDLMTNLMLFFMVLFAFSQMDEEDRKRIAEGLSKSISQTMKEKKEETPAKKRAEEVMVKYQEKQMVGELEHFLHGKGLYSGLEVSADEINLKLPNPALFPPGRAELSALSRRDIQTMAEILAKLPGVMIAVEGYTDDQPLGKNSPYRSNWHLSAARANAVVEVLASADLPANRLVTAGYGEYKPVASNKTAEGRAANRRIQIRILKRAFLFEGFKERQEWLDQMLEAGN
- a CDS encoding OmpA family protein, encoding MRNWRQDAGGEGDVRLADLWMVPYADLMTTMVILFLGFYGYSQLFQKKRVEFEKTVAEIQKELAVDREDHKKIQIREKESDAAEKIMAALAQKKETKVMLTAQRIRVTFASPMLFNSGSAELKKGAETVLDPIVKALEEIPNAVNVEGHTDNDPVSGRGLYKSNFELSALRASRVIEYFIGRGLDPGRFSAYGYGEHQPLADNATEDGRAKNRRIELFVVRQ
- a CDS encoding tetratricopeptide repeat protein, which produces MKYIIFFLLIYSISPALRSQDMGEQQKKLVIDEHYKKALEAYSRKDYPSAVNHWSEIVRLDPEQQSAKDLLRKARLELADHNKKKEKEAGGHIVEGRYAKAKDIVQILSVSDPTNARYKELFSRLDEVAAVAPEVSKGSPGTVRLIRTAMKYFLSRQENPRLAITTLRYARQRDPKSKEVEGLLGVLEGRFPKEAQEEVPIEGLDLARQKLEVALTHIYDAKYTAAIQECNEVLILEPDNVDALKRMGSAYYKLKNKPKAREVWRRAQRLAPQDKELKAFLASQ
- a CDS encoding phosphoglycerate dehydrogenase, with the translated sequence MVRVLISDPIDQEGLKPLKENKGFEITEAHETNGLDHFEAWLVRSETKVTRDKIDKAKRLKLIGRAGTGVDNIDVEEATRRGILVVNVPGANAIAVAEHVLGLMLGVMRRLSAADRAVKGGGWRDKSLMGSELYGKKLGLLGLGRVGKEVAKRASAFGMEVLAHDPFISAQSASELGVKAVGFEELLSQADVLSVHVPLTATTKGLVGGKTLSLMKTGAILINTSRGEVVDEAALAQAINEGQIASAALDVFEKEPPKGSPLLALGDKVLLAPHIGATTREAQRRVARELAQSVMDFFERGLVRGGVNLPPEFEPEILDRLNYHLSLAERLGKFLGQFLPGAWNRIRLNTAKRFSEKDARVLLHGALRGILSCALGDTVNVVNAAFYAKERNIQIRTEELPGSSELEDIALSLRTADERSASISGRVDIGGELRISRIGDLVVDVIPQGALITIENQDKPGMIGKVGTLLGGRRINIADMRVGRKSKGKDAIMVLTIDNTIPKSLLEALGRMDGVTRVAQINL
- a CDS encoding acyl-CoA thioesterase; this translates as MMSAEVLIQVQFYDTDSLGIIYYGSYYRYFEAGFLKLLKNAGLSFSEIHKRGIYLPATLSSCNYYSPSTVEESLKIATTIHSLGYASVAFKHEVFNMDRKGKLVAQGHTRHACVSTDWRVTPLPDWLKSALQGSSKSKG
- a CDS encoding NAD(P)H-hydrate epimerase; the encoded protein is MPPPKAVTSSQMREIDQKSEKEFGVSSLQLMENAGRAVADQIIRILSDQLHCPLPESRVIICCGRGNNGGDGVAAARNLKKTGVSVKVYCLAPVEKKPVKQELKTQLAKAKAEGVEITMIKTPEEMTADLGKASLIVDALLGTGSKGKPMGPVHKVIQKIMKAGPRIVALDIPSGIDADTGYHSGVFIKADWTLTLGLPKIGLMKPHAQRYVGELITVDIGHPKKLLERYQ
- the fsa gene encoding fructose-6-phosphate aldolase — translated: MKFFLDTAMIDEIKQANAWGFLDGVTTNPTLASKTGRPFESVAKEILKTVAPAPVSLEVVATDIDGMVEEGLSLAKWGSNVVVKIPMTEAGMAATQLLTQKYKLKVNVTLVFSPNQALLAAKAGATYVSPFIGRLDDIGQDGMSLIADIVQIYENYGYPTQVLVASIRHPMHVVDAAKLGAHVATMPFGVLRQLFKHPLTDKGLASFLEDWKKVPKQGQGVKA
- a CDS encoding DUF2231 domain-containing protein is translated as MIELPPLYLLHPIAVHFPIALLTVGWAANALSRRAAWLHRAASWFLWLGTAAAWAAVGLGLLAEETAPHVPLAWKTLKLHETLAFWTAGLFTALSLWRWRLSKWKPALLLIAWLGACGVLLATAYKGGELVFTHGMGVASP